From the genome of Oncorhynchus nerka isolate Pitt River unplaced genomic scaffold, Oner_Uvic_2.0 unplaced_scaffold_3143, whole genome shotgun sequence, one region includes:
- the LOC115127893 gene encoding dentin sialophosphoprotein-like, with amino-acid sequence MMKIKLLLLIWTASVNSLPWQASPLSGVSPWGIGEGHERGEDPDGSSARTGQDSRKGWGLALEGFPGVTPTTFPQPTRAQDSGPSPRPTYVRRGRSLKVDDIASNDITEEELTMSYKTLPGYSEDRLLGEEFGDYGMQRDSPGSESHTGKDPTDHNDSSKSSDSVDSNTSSDSSDSSKSSDSNTSSDSSDSSKSSDSSDSSDSSDSSDSSDSSDSSDSSDSSDSSDSSDSSDSSDSSDSSDSSDSSDSSDSSDSSDSSDSSDSSDSSDSSDSSDSSDSSDSSDSSDSSDSSDSSDSSDSSDSSDSSDSSDSSDSSDSSDSSDSSDSSDSSDSSDSSDSSDSGNTSESSNSSDSK; translated from the exons ATGATGAAGATCAAACTGCTTCTGCTGATCTGGACTGCATCTGTGAACAGCCTGCCG TGGCAAGCCTCCCCCCTGTCTGGCGTCAGCCCCTGGGGGATAGGAGAGGGTcacgagagaggagaggacccagaCGGCAGCTCAGCCCGGACTGGCCAGGACAGTAGAAAAGGGTGGGGTCTCGCCTTAGAGGGGTTTCCGGGAGTCACGCCTACCACGTTCCCTCAACCAACCAGAGCACAGGACAGTGGCCCCTCTCCCAGACCTACTTACGTGAGGAGGGGACGTAGTCTCAAGGTTGATGACATCGCCAGCAATGACATTACAGAGGAGGAGCTGACAATGTCCTATAAAACTCTTCCTGGTTACAGTGAGGACCGGTTGCTAGGGGAGGAGTTTGGTGATTATGGGATGCAGAGGGACTCACCCGGCAGTGAATCACATACCGGGAAAGACCCGACAGATCACAATGACTCCTCCAAATCAAGTGATTCTGTTGACTCTAACACCTCTAGTGATTCAAGCGATTCCTCCAAGTCAAGTGACTCTAACACCTCTAGTGATTCAAGCGATTCCTCCAAGTCAAGTGACTCTAGCGATTCAAGTGATTCCAGCGACTCAAGTGATTCAAGTGACTCTAGCGACTCTAGCGACTCTAGCGATTCAAGCGACTCTAGCGACTCGAGTGACTCTAGCGATTCTAGCGACTCAAGTGATTCTAGCGACTCTAGCGACTCTAGCGACTCTAGCGATTCTAGCGACTCAAGTGATTCTAGCGACTCAAGCGATTCTAGCGATTCTAGCGACTCAAGTGATTCTAGCGACTCAAGTGATTCTAGCGACTCAAGTGATTCTAGCGACTCTAGCGACTCAAGTGACTCTAGTGATTCAAGTGACTCTAGTGATTCAAGTGATTCTAGCGACTCAAGTGATTCTAGTGACTCAAGTGATTCTAGCGACTCAAGTGACTCTAGTGATTCAAGTGACTCTAGTGATTCAAGTGACTCTAGTGATTCAAGTGATTCTGGCAATACAAGTGAGTCAAGCAACTCTAGTGATTCTAAGTGA